The genomic stretch CTTGGATAAAAAGATGCAACAAGTTTTTACTGGATCTGGTCTTCCGTAAATGACCTTTGTGAATTTACTGTAGGCTATTTGCAAGTATGGAATAGCTACTAGAAAGATACTGAAATCCAGGGAAATATATGCTATCGTTATCATAACAATTGAATTATTCCCTCCATTTTCCTAATTTTTTCCCATTTGCTTTATTGCGGTCTCCAAAGCGTACCTTTGACCGTATTTTCGACATCTATATGTTACTTTTTTTTGTcgaaattttttttcttaaaagatGTCTTGATGTTAATCGTAGAtgtttttattttataaatatagtttttattCTCCAACTTATTTACGGTCAAAGTTCGGAAACTTTGACCTCCAAAAGCAAATGGGAAGAAAATAGGAAAATGGAAGGAGTATAAGCAAACTTGTGAGCAGGTCAAAATGGAACATCATATACATTGTATAAATGTATTGCAAGTTATTCTTAAAAGCATTGAAAGACTACACTCTACAGTTGTTCCTTTGCCATCCTTCAGATTTACAGGGTTATCATATAGATTAAATTGAGAGATACACTTTAAATCTTTAAAGCTTTTACTATATCTGCTTTCTTATTTTCAGCCTTCTTTCCAAAAATTTTGGGTCAAAAGATTGTGGTTATGCTAGCATTACCCCTCTGATCCTCTGACTCACCTGATGCTTTTAAGATTCAACATTCATACCCATCTTAAAATAGCAATTTGTTACCTTCCGTAGTTCTGTTGAGAACTCATTGAATTCCTAAAACAATTTTCACTAAAATAACTAACAGAGGAAATGTCTTAAATTTACTACATTAATAAAAAAAGGCTGGATGCATGAATTAGGATATGTTGGACAGGATATTTGATATGCGTGTTTTATACTACAGAGAGGATTTCTATGATTCATGTATTGATCTTTAGATGACTCGAGAGTAAACCTTTCGTAGTGGATTCTACTCATGAGAATCTTTAATTGTAGTGTAGTAGGAAGATGTAGCCACAACCGTGACTTTGTTGTGTCAGGTCTTTCCACTTAATATTTTCGAGGGTGTGTTTGAGTTCTTAGGTTGGTGCTAATTAACGAGTATTCATAATGGAGTTGTTTCATGGTGTAGGCTTAAACCATGGTTGCGTATTTTGTAGTATGCCCTATACTAAAATGTAATGCAGATATGCAATATGTGGTACGTACAGATGCTCAAATGCATATATTTTAATAAAACGCCATGATATGGATGCCCGATTAATTCTTCGATCTGCTGGGGGTTGAGCGAATCTGGTTACCTAGGCCAAACCACTCTAATTTTTTGTGTGCATTTGTTCCTCCTTTTTTATGCGTGCACGCTAATTTTTCAACAAATTCATTACTACTTTACATTTGGGTCTGTAACAATACTTGTTCTAATATTTTGAATTGCTAAATGTTACTGTCAGGATGAGTCTATTTTGATATGGTTCTCAGGGAAAGAGGAGAAACAGTTGAAGCTAAATCATGTTTCCAGAATTATATCTGGTCAGCGAACGGTAATGTCCTCTTACAACATAATGTTTTTGTTCAAGAGTATTTGAAGTGAAACTTGTTCATAAGACCTATAAAGTTTTCATTACGGCCTCTTGAAGTCGTTTTTGTTCTACGAATGTATTGTGCTCCCTATTTTAGTGATGGGgcttaagttcttgggtgcaagaGTTATCGGATTCTATTCTATCTGCTTCCTCCTGTACTATATATATCTATGTTAATAACTTAATATTTGCTTATCTTTTTTCCCTTCAGCCTATATTCCAAAGGTATCCTCGACCTGAGAAGGAGTACCAGTCATTTTCTCTCATATATAATGATAGATCATTGGACTTGGTAAGATTTCCTGAAAGCTTTTCATAAAGGTGTTAGGGATACTCAATATTGCCGTGCCTTCTAGCATTCTTTTCAAATGATTTTCACAGAGTAATTTTATTTTCAGATTTGCAAGGACAAGGATGAAGCTGAAGTATGGTTCAGCGGTCTCAAAGCATTAATTGCGAGAAGCCATCAAAGGAAATGGAGGATAGAGTCAAGAAGTGATGGTATTCCGTCTGAAGCAAATAGCCCACGGGCAGATACACGTAGAAGCTCCCCTTTGCACTCTCACTTTGCTAGCGGCGACAACTTGCAAAAGGTATGTTCCATGCTAATCTAGAAAAGGTAATAAAAAAAGATTTGTTTCTTTCTTAATACATCTAACAAGTTAAGTTAATAATTAAGTCCTAAATCATATTCAGGATAGCACTGACCACCTTCGGCTCCATAGTCCATATGACAGTCCACCAAAGAATGCTTTAGCTTTAGACAAGGTATTCTCTGACGTAATGTTCACTGTTCCTCCAAAGGGGTTTTACCCATCAGATGCTACTGCTGGATCTGTCCATTCTTTGTCATCAGGATCAGATAGTGTATACAGTCACATGAAGGTCATGGCTAATGATACATTTAGAATGAGTCTGTCTAGTGCAGTTAGCTCATCAAGTCAAGGCTCTGGGCATGATGATGGGGATGCTCTGGGTGATGTTTTCATCTGGGGGGAAGGCATAGGAGATGGTTTTCTTGGTGGTGGAGCACATAGAGTAGGAAGTTGTTCAGGTAACAAGATGGATTCTTTGTTGCCCAAAGCCTTAGAATCAGCTGTAGTCCTTGATGTTCAGAACATAGCTTGTGGTGGCCGACATGCAACTGTAGTTACTAAACAAGGGGAGATTTTCTCATGGGGTGAGGAATCTGGCGGCAGGCTAGGGCATGGAGTTGATGCTGATGTGTCACATCCAAAGCTCATAGATACTCTAAGCAATACCAATATTGAGCTTATAGCATGCGGCGAGCATCATACTTGTGCTGTCACTCTTTCAGGTGAACTATACACCTGGGGTGATGGTGGTCTTCTTGGGCATGGGAATGATGTGAGTCATTGGGTACCAAAAAGAGTGAATGGGCCATTGGAAGGCATACATGTTTCGTATATTGCTTGTGGACCCTGGCACACAGCTGTTGTGACTTCTGCTGGACAATTGTTTACTTTTGGTGATGGTACATTTGGTGCTTTAGGCCATGGGGACCGTAAAAGTATTTCCATTCCAAGAGAAGTAGAGTCCCTCAAGGGTCTTCGTACAGTTCGAGCGGCTTGTGGTGTCTGGCATACCGCTGCAGTTGTGGAGGTTATGGTCGGGAATCCGGGGTCCAGCAATTGCTCTTCAGGGAAACTGTTCACTTGGGGTGATGGGGATAAAGGTCGACTCGGGCATGGTGACAAAGAAGCAAAACTTGTGCCAACATGCGTTGCGGCTCTGGTTGAGCCTAGTTTTTGTCAGGTAGCTTGTGGACATAGCATAACAGTTGCCCTTACAACTTCAGGCCACGTCTACACTATGGGGAGTCCGGTTAATGGGCAGCTGGGAAATCCTCAGAGTGACGGGAAGCACCCTAAACGTGTCGAGGGAAAGCTCTTCAGGTGTTTTGTGGAGGAAATAGCCTGTGGTGCTTATCATGTTGCTGTTTTAACCTCACGAACGGAAGTATATACTTGGGGCAAGGGTGCCAATGGGCGATTAGGTCATGGAGATTCAGAAGATAAGAACACTCCAACATTGGTAGAGGCTCTGAAGGACAAACAAGTTAGAAGTGTTGCTTGTGGCACTACCTTCACTGCTGCAATCTGCCTCCATAAGTGGGTCTCAGGTGTTGATCAGTCAATGTGTTCTGGTTGTCGCCTTCCTTTTAACTTCAAAAGGAAGCGTCATAATTGTTATAACTGCGGCCTTGTATTTTGTCATTCATGTAGCAGTAAAAAGTCCCTTAAGGCAGCTATGGCACCAAATCCGAATAAGCCTTATCGTGTCTGTGATAGTTGCCTCGCTAAAATTCGGAAAGCAATTGAGACTAATGCTCTATCACATGCCTCAAGTAGAAGAGGAATTGTGAATCAGGGGATTGAGTTGAATGAGAGAGATGGGAAGTTTGACCCAGGATCCAGGGATCAGCTAGCTAGATACTCTGCAATGGATTCAATGACCCCGGTTGAAGGCCGGACAAAGAAAAACAAGTATGAATTTAATAGTAGTCGTGTATCACCTGTGCCAAATGGAGGTTCTCAATGGGGAGCTAATATAACTAGATCTTTTAACCCTACGTTTGGATCATCCAAGAAATTTTTCTCCGCTTCCGTTCCTGGGTCAAGAATAGTGTCTCGAGCAACATCACCAATCTCAAGACGGCCTAGTCCACCCCGTTCAACAACTCCTACCCCAACGCTCTCGGGACTAATGTCTCCATTAGTAACCCTGGATAATGCCAAGATGACCAATGATGGCCTAAGCCAAGAAGTTTCCAGATTGAAAGCTCAGGTATGAAGCCCCCGCTTCTACATTTGGTACTAGCATCTGTGCTTGATATATtatcttgtttttgttttttcgtttAGTTTTCCTACAAAATTGTAATAGTTAGAAGTTTATTCACTTACGATTAGAGAAAGTATGGCTCGATGAGAGCCGAGTGAAGGGAAATGAAATAGATGTATGGTAGAGTTTGACTTTAGTttgatttatttttgtttataTTTCTGTTGTAATAGGTGGAAACTCTAACTCGCAAAGCCCAGCTTCAAGAAGTGGAGCTGGAAAGAAAAACCAAACAACTTAAGGAGGCGATATCAATAGCTGGTGAAGAGACTGCTAAATGCAAAGCGGCTAAAGAAGTGATCATGTCTTTGACTGCTCAGGTATCATTTAGATAACTTTCATGTCTTGGTCTTCTGTAATTTAGAAATCCCCCAACGTATGGGTATAACTTTTGTCAAATGGTTCCTTTTCCTTGTAGTACGCTGCACAACTGATCATTTGTTAACATAATGATTTTGATTGTCTGGTTTCTCATGCTGGAATTGGTATAGTGATCCTTCACTGGCACTTATCTGTGACCTATGTTACTCTGACTCATCATATTATCTCGTGTTACCACGTACCATGTCCAACACTTGGCAGTGTTGGCACTCGTACTTGAGTATGACGTTCTGTACAAACACTGAGTTTTTCATAAAATAGCTCAGTCCGACACGTGTATCTGATAATTCTTCTCGAGCTCGAGTAACATAGTGTATGACGTTAAACGTGAAATTGGTCTGACAAATTGTTCTATAAATTCTATATTTGAAACAGTTGAAAGAGATGGCTGAAAGGCTGCCTGTTGGAGCTACACAAAACAGCAGATCTCCTCCATTTTCTTCTCTTTCCTCCACCCCTACTTCGGCTGACATTTCAAAGATCTCACTTGACAAGCTTAATGATCAGATAGCGCCTAGTCTCCTGGCAGATTCAAATGGTTTTAATGGGCTGGTTCTATCAAACGGGTCAGCTACACCAAGCAACCGTAGCTCTGAACAAAGCAAAGTAGGTGTTTCAGAAGCAACAAGAAATGGGAACAGAACTAGAGAGGGTGAACCTCGTCCGGAGAACGAATGGGTGGAACAGGATGAACCTGGTGTATATATTACGTTTGTCTCCTTGCCAGGGGGTATAAAGGATCTAAAACGTGTTCGTTTTAGGTGAGCAAATTTCTTTTTCCTAAAGCTGTTTTTGTTCAACTTAAATGACTAGCAATGGAAAAATACAAATTTCCTTATGAGACACTCTTTCGACAATTATTATGAGACTGACCCATTCTAATGGGTTTATATCCCAACTTCAGTTTTTAGTGGGTTAGTAGGTATATAGGCGAGGATTTCAGTTGAATTAGGCTTTGTCTCATATTTGATAATACGAATGCGCCTCTAAGAGACTAATTGGAAACAAAATGATAGAAACAAACTCTTATCAAATGTGTCTTGTAAATTTGTATCGGGTGTCCTTTCTTTAGTTCCAATGTCATTACTGAAAATATCTAGTCTTTGTTTGTTGGTTAAGGTGGCATTTGACAGTTACTAACTATTGAAATTCTGCAATGTAGTCGGAAAAGGTTTAGTGAAAAACAAGCAGAAAAGTGGTGGGCAGAAAACCGTGCAAGAGTATATGAGAAATACAATGTTCGAACAGCTGACAAGTCAAGTGTTGGTGTTGGGAGCGAGGACTTAGCTCATTGATAACTGTAAATGACATGTCGGCTAATTTAGCCCATTCTTTCCACGGAGTATGCAGTGTTCTTTCACCAAATTATAATATCTTAATCAGGTTCGTTCACTAGTTCTCCAATCCTTTTCTTTTTTACCCCTCTTTCTTGGTTTCACCCAAATTTATTTCTGGGTTTCATCCAAGTTTAGTTCTTGCTAATTGAGTGTATATCAATTTTGCTGGCTATTGTCATGTAAATTCTGATTAATGAAAGCAAATTTTAGGTTTTGAATCTACTCTACCCTTTTCTCAATAATAAAGAAAAAATACCGTATGTAATGTACTACTCCGTGATATGTAAATGTAAGAGTATGTACAATAAGAGCACTCCAAAGTGCACGATTTTCTCGATCCAGAGAACTAAAAGTTGGGTTTCTATGTTTTCCAtaacgaaaaaaaaaatcacgtaGTTAGGTTCCTCACCTCTCCATTAAACGTGGGCAATTACTAATGATACAAATGCGTACTAGTGGGAAAGTGAAAGCAATTTATTTTTTTAAAGTTCTTTAAGATGTTGATAGGAAAGAAGTGAGCCTGTAGGGTTAAAGTTACTATTTGTTCTCAAGGAGAAAGAGAAAAAGAGTGTAAATTTGAGCAAAGCAAGTGTTCTCCTCTTTTGTGCTAGTGTATACGGTCAAACATGTTGATATTCTTCAGTTTAATCTCGGACAGTTTATGgagtaaaaaaaataattttcaaaaaatttgAACTTGCTCCCAGTTTTTTTTTGCTGGGGCCATTGCTACTGTCCCCGCCTCCTTGCAGCGTTGCAGACATCGTCATGGCTGATGTGTATACTCGCCTCATGAAACACGAATCTGCAAAAATTAAATAGATGTAATCTTGTGTTATGCAGATGAAGCATATATCTCCCACTGTTTCCATCACAAATCAGCTATTTGGTGAGCTATTGATTCTTTATACTCTCAGTTTCTCCGCAACTCAGGTGTCGCATGCTCTGGGATGTAAGTATTGTTGAAGGACGCGTTAATATCCCTAACAAGGACCCTTTTTGTGCCACACTGCTTCTCAACTAGCCGCCTAGGAACGTTTTAACCCACATTATTGCTATAGAGATGTCAATATTTGTGTGCTACATTAGTTCACTGTTTGCTATAGGATTAGTTTATACCACCGCGAATCATGTGCATCCCTACTATACTAGCCAATTTATCGCCTCTGTAGCATTGACCTCAGAAGCTGTCCTTGTGCATGAAATTATATAGCTCATTCATTTTCAGCTTTTGCGAGATCATCTCACTAGAGTTGAGGTTGTTAGGAACAACTGGTGGGTATACTAGACCAATTTTTGTGCCATGTGAACCCGTCCGTGGGTGAAAGATTTAATCGCACGGCagtggttccttccttcattgcACTTTTACCACAACAGATGTCGAAACTGATTGCTGCATCTGTTTCATGCGTGAATAGTTTCGATATTCAGCACCTTGGGATCATTCCAAGCagctataataataataataataataataataataataataataataatgtaccGAGTAATAATTTGAGATTTGCTAGCAGCAGCTCGTATGGGAACACTTTGTGCTACACAGGCACCCGAGTAATAATTTGAGATTTCCATCCACCTATTCTTAGATGTTAGAAAT from Silene latifolia isolate original U9 population chromosome 5, ASM4854445v1, whole genome shotgun sequence encodes the following:
- the LOC141657796 gene encoding PH, RCC1 and FYVE domains-containing protein 1; translated protein: MDRITSDLSRSNGTKERDTEQAITALKKGAYLLKYGRRGKPKFCPFRLSNDESILIWFSGKEEKQLKLNHVSRIISGQRTPIFQRYPRPEKEYQSFSLIYNDRSLDLICKDKDEAEVWFSGLKALIARSHQRKWRIESRSDGIPSEANSPRADTRRSSPLHSHFASGDNLQKDSTDHLRLHSPYDSPPKNALALDKVFSDVMFTVPPKGFYPSDATAGSVHSLSSGSDSVYSHMKVMANDTFRMSLSSAVSSSSQGSGHDDGDALGDVFIWGEGIGDGFLGGGAHRVGSCSGNKMDSLLPKALESAVVLDVQNIACGGRHATVVTKQGEIFSWGEESGGRLGHGVDADVSHPKLIDTLSNTNIELIACGEHHTCAVTLSGELYTWGDGGLLGHGNDVSHWVPKRVNGPLEGIHVSYIACGPWHTAVVTSAGQLFTFGDGTFGALGHGDRKSISIPREVESLKGLRTVRAACGVWHTAAVVEVMVGNPGSSNCSSGKLFTWGDGDKGRLGHGDKEAKLVPTCVAALVEPSFCQVACGHSITVALTTSGHVYTMGSPVNGQLGNPQSDGKHPKRVEGKLFRCFVEEIACGAYHVAVLTSRTEVYTWGKGANGRLGHGDSEDKNTPTLVEALKDKQVRSVACGTTFTAAICLHKWVSGVDQSMCSGCRLPFNFKRKRHNCYNCGLVFCHSCSSKKSLKAAMAPNPNKPYRVCDSCLAKIRKAIETNALSHASSRRGIVNQGIELNERDGKFDPGSRDQLARYSAMDSMTPVEGRTKKNKYEFNSSRVSPVPNGGSQWGANITRSFNPTFGSSKKFFSASVPGSRIVSRATSPISRRPSPPRSTTPTPTLSGLMSPLVTLDNAKMTNDGLSQEVSRLKAQVETLTRKAQLQEVELERKTKQLKEAISIAGEETAKCKAAKEVIMSLTAQLKEMAERLPVGATQNSRSPPFSSLSSTPTSADISKISLDKLNDQIAPSLLADSNGFNGLVLSNGSATPSNRSSEQSKVGVSEATRNGNRTREGEPRPENEWVEQDEPGVYITFVSLPGGIKDLKRVRFSRKRFSEKQAEKWWAENRARVYEKYNVRTADKSSVGVGSEDLAH